One region of Malania oleifera isolate guangnan ecotype guangnan chromosome 6, ASM2987363v1, whole genome shotgun sequence genomic DNA includes:
- the LOC131158438 gene encoding uncharacterized protein LOC131158438 translates to MGSAIISFFIWSVPMFLTFFCPFVLTSDNETADSLDSLLRSFAFEAVVQHRPHTSVLYKADLPSNLSGIQVSVVRLRSRNFWLRGANFSAFRIPPSTLPVPYVRRIAIVYVDLGNWSSHQYNVRGYRLTTPVVGFMVYNASNSSSTSFPKLDLDSTRRPISVHFPNSTLNSTGMKCAAFYANGTTHLSDMSLHNVCFTEEQGHFSIVVPVERKRVERSLREIEFLIGFSVLFVLVSIVGMVILKQVKAQG, encoded by the coding sequence ATGGGATCAGCCATAATCAGTTTTTTCATATGGTCAGTGCCCATGTTCCTCACATTTTTCTGCCCATTTGTTCTCACCTCAGACAATGAAACTGCAGACTCTTTGGATTCTCTTCTTCGAAGTTTTGCTTTTGAAGCAGTGGTCCAACACAGACCTCACACCAGTGTTTTGTACAAGGCCGACCTTCCTTCTAATCTCTCTGGCATTCAAGTCTCAGTTGTTAGGCTCAGAAGCAGGAATTTCTGGCTCAGAGGTGCCAACTTTAGTGCCTTTAGGATTCCCCCAAGCACTTTGCCGGTGCCTTACGTTAGGAGAATTGCCATAGTCTATGTAGACCTAGGCAACTGGTCTTCCCACCAGTACAATGTGCGTGGTTATAGACTAACTACACCTGTGGTTGGTTTCATGGTGTATAATGCATCGAATTCGAGCAGCACGAGCTTCCCGAAGCTCGATCTCGACTCGACGAGAAGACCCATTTCTGTACATTTTCCCAATTCGACGTTGAACAGCACCGGGATGAAATGTGCTGCATTTTATGCCAATGGGACAACTCACCTCAGTGACATGAGCTTGCACAATGTGTGTTTCACTGAGGAGCAGGGTCATTTCTCCATTGTTGTTCCAGTGGAGAGGAAGCGGGTGGAGAGGAGTTTGAGGGAGATAGAGTTTTTGATAGGGTTTTCAGTGCTGTTTGTATTAGTGAGCATTGTTGGGATGGTGATTCTCAAGCAAGTTAAGGCACAGGGTTGA
- the LOC131158437 gene encoding uncharacterized protein LOC131158437: MGSNRISWFFKWWMLFLVLLFFCSLVLSTDDVTGDSLDALLRDFALKELIKHRPHTSILHKTPLPSNLSGIEVSVVRLRSRHFWINGANFSAFSIPTGTLPVPYVRRIAIVYQNLGNWSSHFYGLPGYELSTPVVGFMAFDASNLSIKSLSKIDLNTTGKPVLIHFSNLTSSNGTRRRCAAFYANGTAQLSEMSLPNMCHSHEQGHFSIVVPLPPQPKKNSHHIGKLGLILLGCSGAVILVGVVGLVIFRLSKTQRIEEMEKQADEEVALAMMWIGSSKMPSATLTRTQPVLESGHVP; this comes from the coding sequence ATGGGATCAAACAGGATCAGCTGGTTTTTCAAATGGTGGATGCTGTTTTTAGTCCTCTTGTTTTTCTGCTCATTAGTCCTCAGCACGGATGATGTCACTGGTGATTCTTTGGATGCTCTCCTTCGGGACTTCGCTTTGAAAGAACTGATCAAACACCGGCCTCACACCAGCATTCTACACAAGACTCCTCTTCCTAGTAACCTCTCCGGCATCGAAGTTTCGGTGGTGAGGCTCAGAAGCAGGCATTTCTGGATCAATGGTGCCAACTTCAGTGCCTTCAGCATCCCCACAGGGACTCTACCGGTTCCATATGTGAGGAGAATTGCAATAGTGTATCAAAATCTGGGTAACTGGTCTTCCCACTTTTATGGTCTGCCTGGTTATGAATTGAGTACTCCTGTGGTGGGTTTCATGGCATTTGATGCATCAAACTTGAGCATCAAGAGCCTCTCAAAGATCGATCTCAACACGACGGGAAAACCTGTTTTGATCCATTTCTCCAACTTGACATCCTCAAACGGAACCAGGAGAAGATGTGCTGCATTTTATGCCAATGGGACTGCCCAACTAAGTGAAATGAGCTTGCCCAATATGTGTCACAGTCATGAGCAGGGCCATTTCTCCATTGTTGTTCCACTTCCACCGCAGCCAAAGAAGAATTCACATCATATAGGGAAGTTGGGATTAATTTTGCTTGGTTGTTCAGGGGCAGTGATACTTGTGGGTGTGGTGGGATTGGTAATTTTCAGACTAAGCAAGACACAGAGGATTGAGGAAATGGAAAAGCAAGCTGATGAAGAGGTGGCTCTTGCAATGATGTGGATTGGTAGCAGCAAAATGCCTTCTGCAACATTAACAAGAACTCAGCCAGTCCTGGAGAGTGGACATGTTCCATAG
- the LOC131158436 gene encoding BTB/POZ domain-containing protein POB1-like isoform X2, with product MKDSSSDLFDPRTTMEPELSPEGVAGSSSDSDFAFAFNDSNFSDRVLKIEIVADLPESKSDGEGCNSIADWARNRKRRREDIKKDSVVDVLVHREEQILNCNMPDTEDGLPYENQDEEAVAMIEESPPGVGVNTNQLGDEPTHSNDSSWSMDFSTVLRVKTLHISSPILAAKSPFFYKLFSNGMKESEQRHVTLRINASEEAALMDLLNFMYSNTLSTMTPAALLDVLMAADKFEVASCMRYCSRLLRNLPMTCESALLYLDLPSTVLMAEAVQPLTEAAKHYLAARYKDITKFQEEVLNLPLAGIEAVLSSDDLQVASEDGVFDFVLKWARIHYPKLDDRREVLGTRLGRLIRFPYMTCRKLKKVLTCIDFEPEIASKVVLEALFFKAETTYRQRSLAADDANTYYRRFVERAYKYRPVKVVEFELPRQQCVVYLDLKREECAHLFPAGRVYSQAFHLGGQGFFLSAHCNMDQQNSFHCFGLFLGMQEKGSVTFAVDYEFAARSKPTEEYISKYKGNYTFTGGKAVGYRNLFAIAWTSFMADDSLYFINGILHLRAELTIRQ from the exons ATGAAGGACTCAAGCTCGGATCTTTTCGATCCCCGGACGACCATGGAACCCGAATTATCGCCGGAAGGCGTTGCCGGGTCGAGTTCGGATTCGGACTTCGCGTTTGCGTTCAATGATAGCAATTTCTCGGATCGGGTGCTGAAGATTGAGATCGTGGCTGATTTGCCGGAGAGCAAGTCGGACGGGGAGGGATGTAACAGCATCGCCGATTGGGCCCGGAATCGAAAGAGGCGCAGGGAGGATATTAAGAAAGATAGTG TTGTAGACGTTCTCGTGCACCGTGAAGAGCAGATTTTGAACTGTAACATGCCGGATACTGAGGATGGTTTGCCCTATGAGAATCAAGATGAGGAAGCTGTGGCAATGATTGAGGAATCGCCTCCAGGTGTTGGAGTGAATACAAATCAGCTGG GCGATGAACCTACTCATAGCAATGATTCATCTTGGAGCATGGACTTTTCAACCGTTCTTAGAGTGAAGACATTACATATTAGCTCTCCAATTTTAGCAGCGAAGAGTCCATTCTTTTATAAG CTTTTCTCAAATGGGATGAAGGAATCTGAACAGCGACATGTTACTCTAAGAATCAATGCTTCTG AAGAAGCTGCCCTCATGGACCTCCTGAATTTTATGTATAGTAATACTTTATCAACAATGACACCTGCTGCTCTGCTGGATGTGCTGATGGCAGCGGACAAATTTGAGGTTGCTTCTTGCATGAGATACTGCAGCCGATTATTGCGGAACTTGCCCATGACTTGCGAATCTGCCCTGCTCTACTTGGATCTTCCTTCTACTGTTTTAATGGCTGAGGCCGTTCAGCCTCTGACAGAAGCAGCAAAGCATTATCTTGCTGCTCGTTATAAGGACATAACTAA GTTTCAAGAAGAGGTGCTGAATTTGCCGCTAGCTGGAATTGAGGCTGTACTCTCCAGTGATGATCTACAGGTGGCATCAGAGGATGGTGTTTTTGACTTTGTGCTGAAATGGGCCCGGATTCACTACCCAAAACTGGATGATCGACGAGAAGTCCTTGGTACCCGCCTTGGTCGCCTCATCCGATTTCCTTATATGACATGCCGAAAGCTGAAGAAAGTTTTGACCTGCATTGACTTTGAACCCGAAATTGCATCCAAGGTCGTGCTTGAGGCTCTCTTCTTCAAGGCTGAGACAACATATCGACAACGATCACTTGCTGCAGATGATGCCAATACCTATTACCGCCGTTTTGTGGAGAGGGCTTACAAGTACCGCCCAGTTAAGGTGGTGGAGTTTGAACTGCCTCGACAGCAGTGTGTTGTGTATCTGGACCTGAAACGGGAGGAGTGTGCGCATTTATTTCCTGCTGGGCGGGTTTACTCACAAGCTTTCCACCTGGGTGGGCAGGGGTTTTTCCTGTCAGCTCACTGCAATATGGACCAACAAAACTCCTTCCATTGCTTTGGCCTGTTTCTAGGAATGCAAGAGAAGGGGTCGGTGACTTTTGCAGTTGATTATGAGTTTGCAGCTCGGTCAAAGCCAACTGAGGAGTATATAAGCAAGTACAAAGGAAACTATACCTTCACAGGGGGGAAGGCAGTTGGGTATCGTAACTTGTTTGCTATAGCTTGGACTTCTTTCATGGCGGATGACAGTCTTTATTTTATTAATGGCATCCTCCACCTCCGGGCTGAGCTCACTATCAGGCAATGA
- the LOC131158436 gene encoding BTB/POZ domain-containing protein POB1-like isoform X3: protein MKDSSSDLFDPRTTMEPELSPEGVAGSSSDSDFAFAFNDSNFSDRVLKIEIVADLPESKSDGEGCNSIADWARNRKRRREDIKKDSGDEPTHSNDSSWSMDFSTVLRVKTLHISSPILAAKSPFFYKLFSNGMKESEQRHVTLRINASEEAALMDLLNFMYSNTLSTMTPAALLDVLMAADKFEVASCMRYCSRLLRNLPMTCESALLYLDLPSTVLMAEAVQPLTEAAKHYLAARYKDITKFQEEVLNLPLAGIEAVLSSDDLQVASEDGVFDFVLKWARIHYPKLDDRREVLGTRLGRLIRFPYMTCRKLKKVLTCIDFEPEIASKVVLEALFFKAETTYRQRSLAADDANTYYRRFVERAYKYRPVKVVEFELPRQQCVVYLDLKREECAHLFPAGRVYSQAFHLGGQGFFLSAHCNMDQQNSFHCFGLFLGMQEKGSVTFAVDYEFAARSKPTEEYISKYKGNYTFTGGKAVGYRNLFAIAWTSFMADDSLYFINGILHLRAELTIRQ from the exons ATGAAGGACTCAAGCTCGGATCTTTTCGATCCCCGGACGACCATGGAACCCGAATTATCGCCGGAAGGCGTTGCCGGGTCGAGTTCGGATTCGGACTTCGCGTTTGCGTTCAATGATAGCAATTTCTCGGATCGGGTGCTGAAGATTGAGATCGTGGCTGATTTGCCGGAGAGCAAGTCGGACGGGGAGGGATGTAACAGCATCGCCGATTGGGCCCGGAATCGAAAGAGGCGCAGGGAGGATATTAAGAAAGATAGTG GCGATGAACCTACTCATAGCAATGATTCATCTTGGAGCATGGACTTTTCAACCGTTCTTAGAGTGAAGACATTACATATTAGCTCTCCAATTTTAGCAGCGAAGAGTCCATTCTTTTATAAG CTTTTCTCAAATGGGATGAAGGAATCTGAACAGCGACATGTTACTCTAAGAATCAATGCTTCTG AAGAAGCTGCCCTCATGGACCTCCTGAATTTTATGTATAGTAATACTTTATCAACAATGACACCTGCTGCTCTGCTGGATGTGCTGATGGCAGCGGACAAATTTGAGGTTGCTTCTTGCATGAGATACTGCAGCCGATTATTGCGGAACTTGCCCATGACTTGCGAATCTGCCCTGCTCTACTTGGATCTTCCTTCTACTGTTTTAATGGCTGAGGCCGTTCAGCCTCTGACAGAAGCAGCAAAGCATTATCTTGCTGCTCGTTATAAGGACATAACTAA GTTTCAAGAAGAGGTGCTGAATTTGCCGCTAGCTGGAATTGAGGCTGTACTCTCCAGTGATGATCTACAGGTGGCATCAGAGGATGGTGTTTTTGACTTTGTGCTGAAATGGGCCCGGATTCACTACCCAAAACTGGATGATCGACGAGAAGTCCTTGGTACCCGCCTTGGTCGCCTCATCCGATTTCCTTATATGACATGCCGAAAGCTGAAGAAAGTTTTGACCTGCATTGACTTTGAACCCGAAATTGCATCCAAGGTCGTGCTTGAGGCTCTCTTCTTCAAGGCTGAGACAACATATCGACAACGATCACTTGCTGCAGATGATGCCAATACCTATTACCGCCGTTTTGTGGAGAGGGCTTACAAGTACCGCCCAGTTAAGGTGGTGGAGTTTGAACTGCCTCGACAGCAGTGTGTTGTGTATCTGGACCTGAAACGGGAGGAGTGTGCGCATTTATTTCCTGCTGGGCGGGTTTACTCACAAGCTTTCCACCTGGGTGGGCAGGGGTTTTTCCTGTCAGCTCACTGCAATATGGACCAACAAAACTCCTTCCATTGCTTTGGCCTGTTTCTAGGAATGCAAGAGAAGGGGTCGGTGACTTTTGCAGTTGATTATGAGTTTGCAGCTCGGTCAAAGCCAACTGAGGAGTATATAAGCAAGTACAAAGGAAACTATACCTTCACAGGGGGGAAGGCAGTTGGGTATCGTAACTTGTTTGCTATAGCTTGGACTTCTTTCATGGCGGATGACAGTCTTTATTTTATTAATGGCATCCTCCACCTCCGGGCTGAGCTCACTATCAGGCAATGA
- the LOC131158436 gene encoding BTB/POZ domain-containing protein POB1-like isoform X1: MKDSSSDLFDPRTTMEPELSPEGVAGSSSDSDFAFAFNDSNFSDRVLKIEIVADLPESKSDGEGCNSIADWARNRKRRREDIKKDSDVLVHREEQILNCNMPDTEDGLPYENQDEEAVAMIEESPPGVGVNTNQLGDEPTHSNDSSWSMDFSTVLRVKTLHISSPILAAKSPFFYKLFSNGMKESEQRHVTLRINASEEAALMDLLNFMYSNTLSTMTPAALLDVLMAADKFEVASCMRYCSRLLRNLPMTCESALLYLDLPSTVLMAEAVQPLTEAAKHYLAARYKDITKFQEEVLNLPLAGIEAVLSSDDLQVASEDGVFDFVLKWARIHYPKLDDRREVLGTRLGRLIRFPYMTCRKLKKVLTCIDFEPEIASKVVLEALFFKAETTYRQRSLAADDANTYYRRFVERAYKYRPVKVVEFELPRQQCVVYLDLKREECAHLFPAGRVYSQAFHLGGQGFFLSAHCNMDQQNSFHCFGLFLGMQEKGSVTFAVDYEFAARSKPTEEYISKYKGNYTFTGGKAVGYRNLFAIAWTSFMADDSLYFINGILHLRAELTIRQ, encoded by the exons ATGAAGGACTCAAGCTCGGATCTTTTCGATCCCCGGACGACCATGGAACCCGAATTATCGCCGGAAGGCGTTGCCGGGTCGAGTTCGGATTCGGACTTCGCGTTTGCGTTCAATGATAGCAATTTCTCGGATCGGGTGCTGAAGATTGAGATCGTGGCTGATTTGCCGGAGAGCAAGTCGGACGGGGAGGGATGTAACAGCATCGCCGATTGGGCCCGGAATCGAAAGAGGCGCAGGGAGGATATTAAGAAAGATAGTG ACGTTCTCGTGCACCGTGAAGAGCAGATTTTGAACTGTAACATGCCGGATACTGAGGATGGTTTGCCCTATGAGAATCAAGATGAGGAAGCTGTGGCAATGATTGAGGAATCGCCTCCAGGTGTTGGAGTGAATACAAATCAGCTGG GCGATGAACCTACTCATAGCAATGATTCATCTTGGAGCATGGACTTTTCAACCGTTCTTAGAGTGAAGACATTACATATTAGCTCTCCAATTTTAGCAGCGAAGAGTCCATTCTTTTATAAG CTTTTCTCAAATGGGATGAAGGAATCTGAACAGCGACATGTTACTCTAAGAATCAATGCTTCTG AAGAAGCTGCCCTCATGGACCTCCTGAATTTTATGTATAGTAATACTTTATCAACAATGACACCTGCTGCTCTGCTGGATGTGCTGATGGCAGCGGACAAATTTGAGGTTGCTTCTTGCATGAGATACTGCAGCCGATTATTGCGGAACTTGCCCATGACTTGCGAATCTGCCCTGCTCTACTTGGATCTTCCTTCTACTGTTTTAATGGCTGAGGCCGTTCAGCCTCTGACAGAAGCAGCAAAGCATTATCTTGCTGCTCGTTATAAGGACATAACTAA GTTTCAAGAAGAGGTGCTGAATTTGCCGCTAGCTGGAATTGAGGCTGTACTCTCCAGTGATGATCTACAGGTGGCATCAGAGGATGGTGTTTTTGACTTTGTGCTGAAATGGGCCCGGATTCACTACCCAAAACTGGATGATCGACGAGAAGTCCTTGGTACCCGCCTTGGTCGCCTCATCCGATTTCCTTATATGACATGCCGAAAGCTGAAGAAAGTTTTGACCTGCATTGACTTTGAACCCGAAATTGCATCCAAGGTCGTGCTTGAGGCTCTCTTCTTCAAGGCTGAGACAACATATCGACAACGATCACTTGCTGCAGATGATGCCAATACCTATTACCGCCGTTTTGTGGAGAGGGCTTACAAGTACCGCCCAGTTAAGGTGGTGGAGTTTGAACTGCCTCGACAGCAGTGTGTTGTGTATCTGGACCTGAAACGGGAGGAGTGTGCGCATTTATTTCCTGCTGGGCGGGTTTACTCACAAGCTTTCCACCTGGGTGGGCAGGGGTTTTTCCTGTCAGCTCACTGCAATATGGACCAACAAAACTCCTTCCATTGCTTTGGCCTGTTTCTAGGAATGCAAGAGAAGGGGTCGGTGACTTTTGCAGTTGATTATGAGTTTGCAGCTCGGTCAAAGCCAACTGAGGAGTATATAAGCAAGTACAAAGGAAACTATACCTTCACAGGGGGGAAGGCAGTTGGGTATCGTAACTTGTTTGCTATAGCTTGGACTTCTTTCATGGCGGATGACAGTCTTTATTTTATTAATGGCATCCTCCACCTCCGGGCTGAGCTCACTATCAGGCAATGA